The Pyrenophora tritici-repentis strain M4 chromosome 8, whole genome shotgun sequence genome contains a region encoding:
- a CDS encoding Dimer-Tnp-hAT domain containing protein — MPPKASKRAADRAAAPNKRVKVNNNSQSQSELPVRTSPRKALEVAASQATDEAPFESQLRNLLPDNAIDPPTEGSRAATEASTEASDNYDGGELDSRFEDRHDGLDWAHIPRFMKPLRTLKGKKSWVFEHGYRLALIADPQRTFWICRHCYKHQKSEGKQTIEVTLSTTAAITHMAQNRVGHRLNRQGQLARAALPRGQTSLRLLSDSGVAVSQEVANQIGNFDVQGFRYAAISWLVDNNHALREFETPAFREMIAYANPEAAEALWVSRTSVASFVMRLYRHLEPQVVNDLSRSISQIHISFDGWTTKGSKRGFFGIVAHYADACGNIRDLPIALPQLTGAHSGDRIADIVAKTMQQFSIDRSKLGYFVLDNASSNDRAVAKLSELYDFEAPYRRLRCAPHTLNLVGQTIMFGLDKEAYNNDIVDEHDTEARYLRDWRRDGPLGVLIDILNYIKTPQQHDLFASLQRSVNDRSHTKTILEPIKPVVTRWNSYHDAFERAVQLSETFNLYANTHIDRTARDDAYAHSRDNKLPDAPSWMRSGGLKSADWAVITEYIEVLKPLKEATKRLEARGKQGSFGAIYEVIPVFEYVLGAYEAILRTYDHVDFNAHPEAPEDHLAINLKAAWRKATAYYTKLDASPAYYSATCLHPYYKNYCSNSWREKPHWIVSNEAELQQLWARYKPISLPVARPRPPRSGGIDDAIAALVNFEPANEVDISKIDELNCWRRYEPAWTKEQFEQEGNPIKYWISLRSRYPKLSRLAIDLLTIPASSCQCERLFSDLGDLLEPCRRKIGSQLLAAIQCTRSWRRAGFKPHYSQEDSLTDQEMIRIYDIYEWEKDN; from the coding sequence ATGCCTCCGAAGGCCTCCAAACGCGCTGCTGATCGCGCTGCTGCGCCAAATAAACGCGTCAAAGTCAACAACAACTCTCAATCGCAGTCCGAGCTGCCTGTACGAACCTCACCGCGCAAAGCCCTCGAGGTTGCAGCTAGCCAAGCTACAGATGAGGCTCCGTTCGAATCGCAGCTGCGCAACCTGCTGCCCGATAACGCGATCGATCCGCCAACTGAGGGCTCACGAGCTGCTACAGAGGCTTCAACTGAGGCGTCTGATAACTACGATGGAGGCGAGCTCGATAGCCGCTTTGAGGATAGGCACGATGGCCTCGATTGGGCTCATATACCGCGGTTTATGAAGCCGCTGAGGACGCTCAAGGGCAAGAAAAGCTGGGTCTTTGAGCACGGCTATCGCCTCGCCTTAATAGCTGATCCGCAGAGGACTTTCTGGATCTGCAGGCATTGCTATAAACATCAGAAATCAGAGGGGAAGCAGACGATAGAGGTGACGCTATCAACAACTGCTGCGATAACTCACATGGCACAGAACAGAGTTGGCCACCGCCTCAACCGTCAGGGCCAGCTCGCCAGGGCTGCGCTACCTCGAGGTCAGACGTCCCTGCGATTACTGAGCGATAGCGGGGTTGCTGTATCGCAGGAGGTCGCAAATCAGATcggaaacttcgacgtacaagGCTTTCGATATGCTGCTATTAGCTGGTTAGTTGATAACAACCACGCTctccgcgagtttgagacCCCAGCTTTCCGTGAGATGATAGCGTACGCCAATCCAGAGGCGGCAGAAGCTCTATGGGTGAGTCGTACTAGCGTCGCGAGCTTTGTTATGAGGCTCTATCGCCACCTTGAACCGCAGGTTGTCAACGATCTGTCGCGATCAATTAGTCAGATCCATATCAGCTTTGACgggtggacgacaaagggtAGCAAACGAGGGTTTTTTGGTATTGTCGCTCATTACGCTGACGCCTGTGGTAACATTAGGGACCTGCCTATTGCGCTACCGCAGCTTACCGGCGCTCACAGCGGTGATCGGATTGCTGATATAGTTGCAAAGACGATGCAACAGTTTAGTATTGATCGTTCTAAGCTAggctacttcgtcctcgaTAACGCATCCTCAAACGATCGAGCTGTCGCCAAACTCAGCGAGTTATACGACTTCGAAGCTCCTtatcgccgcctccgctgcgcACCTCACACGCTCAACCTTGTGGGCCAGACGATCATGTTTGGACTTGACAAGGAGGCGTATAACAACGACATTGTTGACGAACATGATACAGAGGCGCGATACCTGCGAGACTGGCGAAGAGACGGCCCGCTAGGAGTACTGATCGATATCctcaactacatcaaaacgCCTCAGCAACATGATTTGTTCGCATCGCTTCAGCGCTCAGTCAACGATCGATCGCACACAAAAACAATACTAGAGCCGATTAAGCCTGTTGTTACGCGATGGAACAGCTATCACGACGCCTTTGAGCGCGCAGTTCAGTTGTCAGAAACCTTCAACCTATACGCCAACACTCATATCGATCGCACCGCGCGCGACGACGCATATGCGCACTCGCGCGATAACAAGCTACCCGACGCGCCCTCTTGGATGCGATCTGGCGGGCTAAAATCAGCAGATTGGGCGGTGATAACCGAGTATATCGAGGTGTTGAAGCCGCTCAAGGAGGCTACAAAACGCCTTGAGGCGCGCGGTAAACAAGGAAGCTTTGGAGCTATATACGAGGTTATCCCAGTATTCGAATACGTACTTGGAGCTTACGAGGCGATACTCAGGACCTACGATcacgtcgacttcaacgctcatCCTGAGGCTCCAGAAGATCACCTCGCGATCAACCTCAAAGCTGCCTGGCGCAAGGCCACCGCTTACTATACCAAACTCGATGCCTCGCCCGCCTACTATAGCGCAACTTGCCTCCACCcatactacaagaactactgcTCAAATAGCTGGCGCGAGAAGCCTCACTGGATTGTCTCAAACGAGGCAGAGTTGCAGCAACTGTGGGCGCGATATAAGCCTATATCGCTGCCAGTCGCGCGCCCGAGGCCGCCGCGATCAGGCGGTATCGACGACGCGATCGCTGCGCTCGTCAACTTTGAGCCTGCAAACGAGGTGGATATATCAAAGATAGACGAGCTTAATTGCTGGCGGCGATATGAGCCAGCGTGGACAAAAGAGCAGTTTGAGCAGGAGGGTAATCCAATTAAGTATTGGATCAGCCTGCGATCGCGATATCCAAAGTTATCACGATTGGCAATCGATCTACTCACTATACCAGCTAGTAGCTGTCAATGCGAGCGCCTGTTCAGCGATCTTGGCGACCTATTAGAGCCCTGCAGGCGGAAGATCGGGTCTCAACTGCTAGCGGCTATCCAATGTACCCGCAGTTGGAGAAGAGCAGGATTCAAGCCTCATTATAGCCAGGAGGATAGCCTTACTGATCAGGAGATGATCAGAATCTACGATATATACGAGTGGGAGAAGGATAACTAG